A single genomic interval of Malania oleifera isolate guangnan ecotype guangnan chromosome 13, ASM2987363v1, whole genome shotgun sequence harbors:
- the LOC131146965 gene encoding U-box domain-containing protein 32-like isoform X2, with protein sequence MGNSVEEMKKEQLGDVGDTVFVAVGKNLNEDKSKLEWALKSFTGKRICLLHVHQPPLSVPFLDGNSLAYKLKQRASKAFLELERQKMHKLLNQYLHFLSHEGVLVDKVWIEMESVGKGIIEMIAQHNIRWLVMGAASDKSYSKKMAELKSKKAIMVCQQASISCHIWFACKACLIYTRRAKKIETEVEFAHSSLFRDPDTESKQLKNLRPESATLGKASLVGITNSDHVCGARSVDSGSQLGSTTALATTQKSSGTALLQGCEKNSEDADVLGGLSREISSQCSMFSSLSTEGAGSLTVSLTDEANTSERLYAKEMNQRKAMEVLLSSEKQEAEWIKNQHENLRKELQLVQDQRSVLESRIAESHCTMKDLEDKIFSAVELLITMKKKRDELRIEHGNAIREVKELRKLLGKEASRLFRPQILVFSFLEIIEATKHFDPSQKISEGKYGSVYKGFLRHMQVAIKMLPFSGSLSDLEFRHKVEVLSRIRHPNLVTLVGICPESGSLVYEYLKNGSLEDCLVHKGNTPTLSWQIRTQIAFDISSALIFLHSNNPYIAHGNLRASKVLLDTNFVVKLGDLGIFHILAQGQKPTLTQWNKTNPKATSMYLDQEFLENGEVTPDSDVYSFGVILLQLLTGRPALGIVKVMKCALEKENFNAVLDFSAGEWPLEQARQLANLALWCCEKNQKQPDLVLEIRTVLELMRVSAIASVSCLASNENRRIPSYFVCPILQEVMKDPQIAADGFTYEAEAIEGWFSSGHNTSPMTNLKLEHCNLLPNHALHYAIQEWLQQS encoded by the exons ATGGGTAATAGTGTTGAGGAGATGAAGAAGGAGCAGCTGGGTGATGTTGGGGACACGGTATTTGTTGCCGTGGGGAAAAATTTGAACGAGGACAAATCAAAGCTTGAATGGGCTTTGAAGAGCTTTACTGGGAAGAGGATATGCCTTCTTCATGTTCATCAGCCACCCCTATCAGTCCCATTCT TGGACGGAAATTCCTTGGCCTACAAACTAAAACAGCGGGCATCAAAGGCATTCCTGGAACTTGAAAGACAAAAGATGCACAAGCTTTTAAATCAATACCTTCACTTTCTTTCCCATGAAGGG GTGCTGGTGGATAAAGTGTGGATTGAAATGGAAAGTGTAGGGAAAGGCATCATAGAAATGATTGCCCAGCACAATATTAGATGGCTTGTCATGGGTGCAGCATCTGATAAATCCTATTCCAA GAAAATGGCAGAGCTCAAGTCTAAGAAAGCGATCATGGTATGTCAGCAGGCTTCAATTTCCTGTCATATTTGGTTTGCTTGCAAGGCGTGCCTCATCTATACAAG GAGAGCTAAAAAAATTGAAACTGAGGTAGAATTTGCACATTCATCACTGTTCCGGGATCCAGATACAGAAAGTAAGCAATTAAAGAACTTGAGACCAGAATCTGCTACACTGGGCAAGGCATCTCTAGTAGGGATCACTAACTCCGATCATGTTTGCGGAGCAAGATCTGTTGACAGTGGATCTCAGTTAGGGAGCACCACAGCATTGGCTACAACTCAAAAAAGTTCAGGAACAGCTTTGCTACAAGGCTGTGAAAAGAATTCTGAGGATGCTGATGTGTTGGGAGGACTATCCAGAGAAATCAGTTCTCAGTGCTCCATGTTTTCAAGTTTGTCAACAGAAGGGGCTGGCAGTTTGACTGTATCACTAACAGATGAG GCCAATACATCAGAGAGATTATATGCTAAGGAGATGAACCAGAGAAAAGCAATGGAAGTACTGCTATCAAGTGAAAAGCAAGAGGCAGAATGGATCAAGAATCAGCATGAGAACTTAAGGAAAGAACTCCAATTGGTCCAGGACCAAAGGTCAGTGTTGGAGAGTCGAATTGCAGAGTCCCACTGTACCATGAAGGACTTGGAGGATAAGATCTTTTCAGCTGTGGAACTGCTGATAACCATGAAGAAGAAAAGGGATGAGCTACGAATAGAGCATGGAAATGCAATTAGAGAAGTCAAAGAGCTAAGAAAGTTGCTGGGAAAGGAGGCTTCGAGATTGTTTAGGCCACAAATCTTGGTGTTTTCTTTCCTAGAGATAATTGAAGCAACCAAACACTTTGACCCATCACAGAAAATCAGTGAAGGGAAATATGGAAGTGTTTATAAAGGGTTTCTTCGCCACATGCAGGTCGCCATAAAGATGTTACCCTTTTCCGGCTCACTAAGTGACTTGGAATTCAGACACAAG GTAGAGGTTTTGAGTAGGATTAGGCATCCAAACCTGGTTACTTTGGTGGGAATCTGTCCAGAATCGGGGTCGCTTGTCTATGAGTACCTCAAGAATGGTAGCCTTGAAGATTGCCTAGTCCACAAAGGCAACACTCCCACTCTTTCATGGCAAATTCGAACACAAATTGCTTTTGATATATCTTCTGCACTTATCTTCCTTCATTCCAATAATCCTTATATTGCCCATGGAAATTTAAGAGCCTCCAAGGTCCTCCTTGACACCAACTTTGTCGTCAAACTTGGTGACTTGGGCATCTTTCATATACTCGCACAAGGTCAAAAACCAACCCTTACTCAATGGAACAAAACTAACCCGAAGGCTACCTCTATGTACCTGGACCAAGAATTCCTTGAGAATGGAGAGGTTACTCCAGATTCAGATGTGTACTCATTTGGAGTTATACTGTTGCAGCTTTTAACAGGGAGGCCAGCCTTGGGGATAGTGAAGGTCATGAAATGTGCGctagaaaaggaaaattttaatgcGGTGTTGGACTTTTCAGCCGGGGAATGGCCACTTGAGCAAGCAAGACAATTGGCTAACTTGGCATTATGGTGCTGTGAGAAAAACCAGAAGCAGCCAGACCTTGTGTTGGAGATCCGGACTGTGCTGGAGCTGATGAGAGTTTCAGCTATTGCATCGGTATCATGTTTGGCTTCAAATGAGAATCGTCGGATACCTTCCTATTTTGTCTGTCCAATTTTGCAG GAAGTTATGAAAGACCCACAAATAGCAGCTGATGGTTTCACATATGAGGCTGAGGCAATAGAAGGATGGTTTAGCAGTGGGCACAACACTTCACCCATGACAAATCTCAAGCTGGAGCACTGCAATTTACTCCCCAATCATGCCCTTCATTATGCAATCCAAGAATGGCTGCAACAATCCTGA
- the LOC131146965 gene encoding U-box domain-containing protein 32-like isoform X1 — MRFTWLLCHPCPTANSNQEESLVEDFHYRLRNKKGLAQSFDREIAIFNMGNSVEEMKKEQLGDVGDTVFVAVGKNLNEDKSKLEWALKSFTGKRICLLHVHQPPLSVPFLDGNSLAYKLKQRASKAFLELERQKMHKLLNQYLHFLSHEGVLVDKVWIEMESVGKGIIEMIAQHNIRWLVMGAASDKSYSKKMAELKSKKAIMVCQQASISCHIWFACKACLIYTRRAKKIETEVEFAHSSLFRDPDTESKQLKNLRPESATLGKASLVGITNSDHVCGARSVDSGSQLGSTTALATTQKSSGTALLQGCEKNSEDADVLGGLSREISSQCSMFSSLSTEGAGSLTVSLTDEANTSERLYAKEMNQRKAMEVLLSSEKQEAEWIKNQHENLRKELQLVQDQRSVLESRIAESHCTMKDLEDKIFSAVELLITMKKKRDELRIEHGNAIREVKELRKLLGKEASRLFRPQILVFSFLEIIEATKHFDPSQKISEGKYGSVYKGFLRHMQVAIKMLPFSGSLSDLEFRHKVEVLSRIRHPNLVTLVGICPESGSLVYEYLKNGSLEDCLVHKGNTPTLSWQIRTQIAFDISSALIFLHSNNPYIAHGNLRASKVLLDTNFVVKLGDLGIFHILAQGQKPTLTQWNKTNPKATSMYLDQEFLENGEVTPDSDVYSFGVILLQLLTGRPALGIVKVMKCALEKENFNAVLDFSAGEWPLEQARQLANLALWCCEKNQKQPDLVLEIRTVLELMRVSAIASVSCLASNENRRIPSYFVCPILQEVMKDPQIAADGFTYEAEAIEGWFSSGHNTSPMTNLKLEHCNLLPNHALHYAIQEWLQQS, encoded by the exons ATGCGTTTTACATGGCTGCTTTGTCATCCCTGTCCCACAGCCAATAGCAACCAGGAAGAATCATTG GTTGAAGATTTTCATTATAGACTGCGAAACAAGAAAGGACTCGCTCAAAGTTTTGATCGAGAAATAGCAATCTTCAATATGGGTAATAGTGTTGAGGAGATGAAGAAGGAGCAGCTGGGTGATGTTGGGGACACGGTATTTGTTGCCGTGGGGAAAAATTTGAACGAGGACAAATCAAAGCTTGAATGGGCTTTGAAGAGCTTTACTGGGAAGAGGATATGCCTTCTTCATGTTCATCAGCCACCCCTATCAGTCCCATTCT TGGACGGAAATTCCTTGGCCTACAAACTAAAACAGCGGGCATCAAAGGCATTCCTGGAACTTGAAAGACAAAAGATGCACAAGCTTTTAAATCAATACCTTCACTTTCTTTCCCATGAAGGG GTGCTGGTGGATAAAGTGTGGATTGAAATGGAAAGTGTAGGGAAAGGCATCATAGAAATGATTGCCCAGCACAATATTAGATGGCTTGTCATGGGTGCAGCATCTGATAAATCCTATTCCAA GAAAATGGCAGAGCTCAAGTCTAAGAAAGCGATCATGGTATGTCAGCAGGCTTCAATTTCCTGTCATATTTGGTTTGCTTGCAAGGCGTGCCTCATCTATACAAG GAGAGCTAAAAAAATTGAAACTGAGGTAGAATTTGCACATTCATCACTGTTCCGGGATCCAGATACAGAAAGTAAGCAATTAAAGAACTTGAGACCAGAATCTGCTACACTGGGCAAGGCATCTCTAGTAGGGATCACTAACTCCGATCATGTTTGCGGAGCAAGATCTGTTGACAGTGGATCTCAGTTAGGGAGCACCACAGCATTGGCTACAACTCAAAAAAGTTCAGGAACAGCTTTGCTACAAGGCTGTGAAAAGAATTCTGAGGATGCTGATGTGTTGGGAGGACTATCCAGAGAAATCAGTTCTCAGTGCTCCATGTTTTCAAGTTTGTCAACAGAAGGGGCTGGCAGTTTGACTGTATCACTAACAGATGAG GCCAATACATCAGAGAGATTATATGCTAAGGAGATGAACCAGAGAAAAGCAATGGAAGTACTGCTATCAAGTGAAAAGCAAGAGGCAGAATGGATCAAGAATCAGCATGAGAACTTAAGGAAAGAACTCCAATTGGTCCAGGACCAAAGGTCAGTGTTGGAGAGTCGAATTGCAGAGTCCCACTGTACCATGAAGGACTTGGAGGATAAGATCTTTTCAGCTGTGGAACTGCTGATAACCATGAAGAAGAAAAGGGATGAGCTACGAATAGAGCATGGAAATGCAATTAGAGAAGTCAAAGAGCTAAGAAAGTTGCTGGGAAAGGAGGCTTCGAGATTGTTTAGGCCACAAATCTTGGTGTTTTCTTTCCTAGAGATAATTGAAGCAACCAAACACTTTGACCCATCACAGAAAATCAGTGAAGGGAAATATGGAAGTGTTTATAAAGGGTTTCTTCGCCACATGCAGGTCGCCATAAAGATGTTACCCTTTTCCGGCTCACTAAGTGACTTGGAATTCAGACACAAG GTAGAGGTTTTGAGTAGGATTAGGCATCCAAACCTGGTTACTTTGGTGGGAATCTGTCCAGAATCGGGGTCGCTTGTCTATGAGTACCTCAAGAATGGTAGCCTTGAAGATTGCCTAGTCCACAAAGGCAACACTCCCACTCTTTCATGGCAAATTCGAACACAAATTGCTTTTGATATATCTTCTGCACTTATCTTCCTTCATTCCAATAATCCTTATATTGCCCATGGAAATTTAAGAGCCTCCAAGGTCCTCCTTGACACCAACTTTGTCGTCAAACTTGGTGACTTGGGCATCTTTCATATACTCGCACAAGGTCAAAAACCAACCCTTACTCAATGGAACAAAACTAACCCGAAGGCTACCTCTATGTACCTGGACCAAGAATTCCTTGAGAATGGAGAGGTTACTCCAGATTCAGATGTGTACTCATTTGGAGTTATACTGTTGCAGCTTTTAACAGGGAGGCCAGCCTTGGGGATAGTGAAGGTCATGAAATGTGCGctagaaaaggaaaattttaatgcGGTGTTGGACTTTTCAGCCGGGGAATGGCCACTTGAGCAAGCAAGACAATTGGCTAACTTGGCATTATGGTGCTGTGAGAAAAACCAGAAGCAGCCAGACCTTGTGTTGGAGATCCGGACTGTGCTGGAGCTGATGAGAGTTTCAGCTATTGCATCGGTATCATGTTTGGCTTCAAATGAGAATCGTCGGATACCTTCCTATTTTGTCTGTCCAATTTTGCAG GAAGTTATGAAAGACCCACAAATAGCAGCTGATGGTTTCACATATGAGGCTGAGGCAATAGAAGGATGGTTTAGCAGTGGGCACAACACTTCACCCATGACAAATCTCAAGCTGGAGCACTGCAATTTACTCCCCAATCATGCCCTTCATTATGCAATCCAAGAATGGCTGCAACAATCCTGA